In a single window of the Poecile atricapillus isolate bPoeAtr1 chromosome 27, bPoeAtr1.hap1, whole genome shotgun sequence genome:
- the CDC27 gene encoding cell division cycle protein 27 homolog isoform X3 encodes MTVLQEPVQAAIWQALNHYAYRDAVFLAERLYAEVHSEEALFLLATCYYRSGKAYKAYRLLKGHSCTTPQCKYLLAKCCVDLSKLAEGEQILSGGVLNKQKSHDDIVMEFGDSACFTLSLLGHVYCKTDRLAKGSECYQKSLSLNPFLWSPFESLCEIGEKPDPDQTFKLTSLQNFSSCLPNTCTTLVSNHNISHRQPESVLMETPQDTIELNRINLESSNSKYSSLNSDSSMSYIDSAVISSDSVPLGSGTAILSKQAQNKPKTGRSLLGGPATLSPLTPSFGILPLETPSPGDGSYLQNYTNSSSVIDVPSTGAPSKKTVSRISQAGTKSVFSQSGNSREVTPILVAQTQSSGPQTSTTPQVLSPTIAAPPNALPRRSSRLFTSDSSTTKENSKKLKMKFPPKIPNRKTKSKTNKGGITQPNLNDSLEITKLDSSIISEGKISAVAPQIQAFTLQKAAAEGLMSLLRDMGKGYLALCSYNCKEAINILSHLPSHHYNTGWVLCQIGRAYFELAEYMQAERIFSEVRRIENYRVEGMEIYSTTLWHLQKDVALSVLSKDLTDMDKNSPEAWCAAGNCFSLQREHDIAIKFFQRAIQVDPNYAYAYTLLGHEFVLTEELDKALACFRNAIRVNSRHYNAWYGLGMIYYKQEKFSLAEMHFQKALDINPQSSVLLCHIGVVQHALKKSEKALDTLNKAINIDPKNPLCKFHRASVLFANEKYKSALQELEELKQIVPKESLVYFLIGKVYKKLGQTHLALMNFSWAMDLDPKGANNQIKEAIDKRYLPDDEEPITREEQISECYPYESVGTDESQESSMTDADDTQLHAVESDEF; translated from the exons TACACTCAGAAGAAGCACTGTTTTTACTGGCAACGTGTTACTACCGCTCAGGAAAGGCCTACAAAGCTTACAGGCTCCTAAAGGGACACAGCTGTACCACCCCACAGTGTAAATACCTGCTTGCAAAATGTTGTGTGGACCTCAGCAA gcttGCAGAAGGAGAGCAGATCTTGTCTGGTGGAGTGTTGAATAAACAGAAAAGCCATGATGACATTGTTATGGAGTTTGGTGACTCTGCATGCTTTACACTCTCCTTACTGGGACATGTCTACTG CAAGACAGACCGGCTTGCCAAAGGATCAGAATGTTACCAAAAGAGCCTTAGTTTAAATCCTTTCCTCTGGTCCCCTTTTGAATCACTATGTGAAATAG GTGAAAAGCCAGACCCTGACCAAACATTTAAATTAACATCCTTACAGAACTTCAGCAGCTGTCTGCCCAACACTTGCACAACGTTGGTGTCTAATCATAACATATCCCACAGACAGCCTGAGAGTGTCCTCATGGAGACACCCCAGGACACAATT GAGTTGAACAGAATCAACCTAGAATCCTCCAATTCAAAGTATTCCTCCTTGAATTCGGATTCTTCCATGTCTTACATTGACTCGGCCGTGATTTCCTCGGATTCTGTCCCTCTGGGGTCAGGAACTGCCATATTGTCCAAACAGGctcaaaataaaccaaaaactGGACGGAGTTTGCTGGGGGGACCTGCAACTTTGAGCCCACTAACTCCAAG CTTTGGAATTTTGCCACTAGAAACCCCGAGCCCTGGAGATGGATCCTATTTACAGAACTACACCAATTCCTCCTCTGTAATTGATGTGCCATCCACTGGAGCACCTTCAAAGAAG ACTGTCAGCAGGATCAGCCAGGCTGGAACAAAATCTGTCTTCTCCCAGAGTGGGAATAGCCGGGAAGTCACTCCAATTCTTGTTGCACAAACACAGAGCTCTGGTCCACAGACAAG tacAACACCTCAGGTATTGAGCCCAACCATTGCTGCTCCACCCAACGCGCTGCCTCGACGAAGCTCTCGCCTATTCACCAGTGATAGTTCTACAACCAAG gaaaatagcaaaaaattaaaaatgaagtttcCACCTAAGattccaaacagaaaaacaaaaagtaaaacaaataagGGAGGAATAACTCAACCAAACTTAAATGACAGTTTGGAAATTACCAAACTGGACTCTTCCATCATTTCAGAAGGGAAAATTTCCGCTGTTGCACCACAAATCCAAGCTTTCACACTacagaaggcagcagcag AAGGTTTGATGAGCCTTCTCCGGGACATGGGGAAAGGTTATTTAGCCTTGTGCTCGTACAACTGCAAAGAAGCCATCAATATTTTGAGCCATTTGCCATCCCACCACTACAACACAGGCTGGGTGCTGTGCCAAATTGGGAGAGCTTACTTTGAGCTGGCAGAATACATGCAG gctgaaagaatattttcagaagtgaGGAGGATTGAAAACTACAGAGTAGAAGGCATGGAAATCTATTCAACCACACTCTGGCACCTGCAGAAAGATGTTGCCCTTTCAGTTCTTTCTAAGGATTTGACAGACATGGATAAAAACTCACCAGAG GCCTGGTGTGCTGCAGGAAACTGCTTCAGCTTGCAAAGGGAGCACGACATTGCCATCAAGTTCTTCCAGAGGGCCATCCAGGTGGATCCAAACTATGCCTATGCCTACACCCTGCTGGGCCACGAGTTTGTGTTGACAGAAGAACTGGACAAAGCTTTGGCCTGTTTTAGAAACGCCATCAGAGTCAATTCCCGGCACTACAATGCCTG GTACGGGTTGGGAATGATTTATTACAAACAGGAGAAATTCAGTCTGGCAGAAATGCATTTCCAGAAAGCACTTGATATCAACCCTCAGAGCTCAGTCCTGCTGTGTCACATCGGAGTA GTCCAACATGCACTGAAAAAATCTGAGAAGGCTTTGGACACTTTGAACAAAGCGATCAACATTGACCCCAAGAACCCACTATGCAAATTCCATAGAGCCTCGGTGTTATTTGCAAATGAGAAGTACAAG TCGGCTTTACAAGAACTTGAAGAACTGAAACAGATTGTTCCCAAAGAGTCTCTTGTTTACTTTTTAATAGGAAAG gTTTATAAAAAGCTGGGTCAGACACATCTGGCCCTAATGAATTTCTCCTGGGCAATGGACCTGGATCCCAAAGGAGCCAACAACCAGATCAAGGAGGCCATTGACAAGCGTTACCTGCCCGACGATGAGGAGCCCATCACGCGCGAGGAGCAGATCAGTGAATGTTACCCCTACGAGTCAG
- the CDC27 gene encoding cell division cycle protein 27 homolog isoform X1 → MTVLQEPVQAAIWQALNHYAYRDAVFLAERLYAEVHSEEALFLLATCYYRSGKAYKAYRLLKGHSCTTPQCKYLLAKCCVDLSKLAEGEQILSGGVLNKQKSHDDIVMEFGDSACFTLSLLGHVYCKTDRLAKGSECYQKSLSLNPFLWSPFESLCEIGEKPDPDQTFKLTSLQNFSSCLPNTCTTLVSNHNISHRQPESVLMETPQDTIELNRINLESSNSKYSSLNSDSSMSYIDSAVISSDSVPLGSGTAILSKQAQNKPKTGRSLLGGPATLSPLTPSFGILPLETPSPGDGSYLQNYTNSSSVIDVPSTGAPSKKKLCVVQTVSRISQAGTKSVFSQSGNSREVTPILVAQTQSSGPQTSTTPQVLSPTIAAPPNALPRRSSRLFTSDSSTTKENSKKLKMKFPPKIPNRKTKSKTNKGGITQPNLNDSLEITKLDSSIISEGKISAVAPQIQAFTLQKAAAEGLMSLLRDMGKGYLALCSYNCKEAINILSHLPSHHYNTGWVLCQIGRAYFELAEYMQAERIFSEVRRIENYRVEGMEIYSTTLWHLQKDVALSVLSKDLTDMDKNSPEAWCAAGNCFSLQREHDIAIKFFQRAIQVDPNYAYAYTLLGHEFVLTEELDKALACFRNAIRVNSRHYNAWYGLGMIYYKQEKFSLAEMHFQKALDINPQSSVLLCHIGVVQHALKKSEKALDTLNKAINIDPKNPLCKFHRASVLFANEKYKSALQELEELKQIVPKESLVYFLIGKVYKKLGQTHLALMNFSWAMDLDPKGANNQIKEAIDKRYLPDDEEPITREEQISECYPYESVGTDESQESSMTDADDTQLHAVESDEF, encoded by the exons TACACTCAGAAGAAGCACTGTTTTTACTGGCAACGTGTTACTACCGCTCAGGAAAGGCCTACAAAGCTTACAGGCTCCTAAAGGGACACAGCTGTACCACCCCACAGTGTAAATACCTGCTTGCAAAATGTTGTGTGGACCTCAGCAA gcttGCAGAAGGAGAGCAGATCTTGTCTGGTGGAGTGTTGAATAAACAGAAAAGCCATGATGACATTGTTATGGAGTTTGGTGACTCTGCATGCTTTACACTCTCCTTACTGGGACATGTCTACTG CAAGACAGACCGGCTTGCCAAAGGATCAGAATGTTACCAAAAGAGCCTTAGTTTAAATCCTTTCCTCTGGTCCCCTTTTGAATCACTATGTGAAATAG GTGAAAAGCCAGACCCTGACCAAACATTTAAATTAACATCCTTACAGAACTTCAGCAGCTGTCTGCCCAACACTTGCACAACGTTGGTGTCTAATCATAACATATCCCACAGACAGCCTGAGAGTGTCCTCATGGAGACACCCCAGGACACAATT GAGTTGAACAGAATCAACCTAGAATCCTCCAATTCAAAGTATTCCTCCTTGAATTCGGATTCTTCCATGTCTTACATTGACTCGGCCGTGATTTCCTCGGATTCTGTCCCTCTGGGGTCAGGAACTGCCATATTGTCCAAACAGGctcaaaataaaccaaaaactGGACGGAGTTTGCTGGGGGGACCTGCAACTTTGAGCCCACTAACTCCAAG CTTTGGAATTTTGCCACTAGAAACCCCGAGCCCTGGAGATGGATCCTATTTACAGAACTACACCAATTCCTCCTCTGTAATTGATGTGCCATCCACTGGAGCACCTTCAAAGAAG AAACTCTGTGTTGTGCAGACTGTCAGCAGGATCAGCCAGGCTGGAACAAAATCTGTCTTCTCCCAGAGTGGGAATAGCCGGGAAGTCACTCCAATTCTTGTTGCACAAACACAGAGCTCTGGTCCACAGACAAG tacAACACCTCAGGTATTGAGCCCAACCATTGCTGCTCCACCCAACGCGCTGCCTCGACGAAGCTCTCGCCTATTCACCAGTGATAGTTCTACAACCAAG gaaaatagcaaaaaattaaaaatgaagtttcCACCTAAGattccaaacagaaaaacaaaaagtaaaacaaataagGGAGGAATAACTCAACCAAACTTAAATGACAGTTTGGAAATTACCAAACTGGACTCTTCCATCATTTCAGAAGGGAAAATTTCCGCTGTTGCACCACAAATCCAAGCTTTCACACTacagaaggcagcagcag AAGGTTTGATGAGCCTTCTCCGGGACATGGGGAAAGGTTATTTAGCCTTGTGCTCGTACAACTGCAAAGAAGCCATCAATATTTTGAGCCATTTGCCATCCCACCACTACAACACAGGCTGGGTGCTGTGCCAAATTGGGAGAGCTTACTTTGAGCTGGCAGAATACATGCAG gctgaaagaatattttcagaagtgaGGAGGATTGAAAACTACAGAGTAGAAGGCATGGAAATCTATTCAACCACACTCTGGCACCTGCAGAAAGATGTTGCCCTTTCAGTTCTTTCTAAGGATTTGACAGACATGGATAAAAACTCACCAGAG GCCTGGTGTGCTGCAGGAAACTGCTTCAGCTTGCAAAGGGAGCACGACATTGCCATCAAGTTCTTCCAGAGGGCCATCCAGGTGGATCCAAACTATGCCTATGCCTACACCCTGCTGGGCCACGAGTTTGTGTTGACAGAAGAACTGGACAAAGCTTTGGCCTGTTTTAGAAACGCCATCAGAGTCAATTCCCGGCACTACAATGCCTG GTACGGGTTGGGAATGATTTATTACAAACAGGAGAAATTCAGTCTGGCAGAAATGCATTTCCAGAAAGCACTTGATATCAACCCTCAGAGCTCAGTCCTGCTGTGTCACATCGGAGTA GTCCAACATGCACTGAAAAAATCTGAGAAGGCTTTGGACACTTTGAACAAAGCGATCAACATTGACCCCAAGAACCCACTATGCAAATTCCATAGAGCCTCGGTGTTATTTGCAAATGAGAAGTACAAG TCGGCTTTACAAGAACTTGAAGAACTGAAACAGATTGTTCCCAAAGAGTCTCTTGTTTACTTTTTAATAGGAAAG gTTTATAAAAAGCTGGGTCAGACACATCTGGCCCTAATGAATTTCTCCTGGGCAATGGACCTGGATCCCAAAGGAGCCAACAACCAGATCAAGGAGGCCATTGACAAGCGTTACCTGCCCGACGATGAGGAGCCCATCACGCGCGAGGAGCAGATCAGTGAATGTTACCCCTACGAGTCAG
- the CDC27 gene encoding cell division cycle protein 27 homolog isoform X4, which yields MTVLQEPVQAAIWQALNHYAYRDAVFLAERLYAEVHSEEALFLLATCYYRSGKAYKAYRLLKGHSCTTPQCKYLLAKCCVDLSKLAEGEQILSGGVLNKQKSHDDIVMEFGDSACFTLSLLGHVYCKTDRLAKGSECYQKSLSLNPFLWSPFESLCEIGEKPDPDQTFKLTSLQNFSSCLPNTCTTLVSNHNISHRQPESVLMETPQDTIELNRINLESSNSKYSSLNSDSSMSYIDSAVISSDSVPLGSGTAILSKQAQNKPKTGRSLLGGPATLSPLTPSFGILPLETPSPGDGSYLQNYTNSSSVIDVPSTGAPSKKTVSRISQAGTKSVFSQSGNSREVTPILVAQTQSSGPQTSTTPQVLSPTIAAPPNALPRRSSRLFTSDSSTTKENSKKLKMKFPPKIPNRKTKSKTNKGGITQPNLNDSLEITKLDSSIISEGKISAVAPQIQAFTLQKAAAGLMSLLRDMGKGYLALCSYNCKEAINILSHLPSHHYNTGWVLCQIGRAYFELAEYMQAERIFSEVRRIENYRVEGMEIYSTTLWHLQKDVALSVLSKDLTDMDKNSPEAWCAAGNCFSLQREHDIAIKFFQRAIQVDPNYAYAYTLLGHEFVLTEELDKALACFRNAIRVNSRHYNAWYGLGMIYYKQEKFSLAEMHFQKALDINPQSSVLLCHIGVVQHALKKSEKALDTLNKAINIDPKNPLCKFHRASVLFANEKYKSALQELEELKQIVPKESLVYFLIGKVYKKLGQTHLALMNFSWAMDLDPKGANNQIKEAIDKRYLPDDEEPITREEQISECYPYESVGTDESQESSMTDADDTQLHAVESDEF from the exons TACACTCAGAAGAAGCACTGTTTTTACTGGCAACGTGTTACTACCGCTCAGGAAAGGCCTACAAAGCTTACAGGCTCCTAAAGGGACACAGCTGTACCACCCCACAGTGTAAATACCTGCTTGCAAAATGTTGTGTGGACCTCAGCAA gcttGCAGAAGGAGAGCAGATCTTGTCTGGTGGAGTGTTGAATAAACAGAAAAGCCATGATGACATTGTTATGGAGTTTGGTGACTCTGCATGCTTTACACTCTCCTTACTGGGACATGTCTACTG CAAGACAGACCGGCTTGCCAAAGGATCAGAATGTTACCAAAAGAGCCTTAGTTTAAATCCTTTCCTCTGGTCCCCTTTTGAATCACTATGTGAAATAG GTGAAAAGCCAGACCCTGACCAAACATTTAAATTAACATCCTTACAGAACTTCAGCAGCTGTCTGCCCAACACTTGCACAACGTTGGTGTCTAATCATAACATATCCCACAGACAGCCTGAGAGTGTCCTCATGGAGACACCCCAGGACACAATT GAGTTGAACAGAATCAACCTAGAATCCTCCAATTCAAAGTATTCCTCCTTGAATTCGGATTCTTCCATGTCTTACATTGACTCGGCCGTGATTTCCTCGGATTCTGTCCCTCTGGGGTCAGGAACTGCCATATTGTCCAAACAGGctcaaaataaaccaaaaactGGACGGAGTTTGCTGGGGGGACCTGCAACTTTGAGCCCACTAACTCCAAG CTTTGGAATTTTGCCACTAGAAACCCCGAGCCCTGGAGATGGATCCTATTTACAGAACTACACCAATTCCTCCTCTGTAATTGATGTGCCATCCACTGGAGCACCTTCAAAGAAG ACTGTCAGCAGGATCAGCCAGGCTGGAACAAAATCTGTCTTCTCCCAGAGTGGGAATAGCCGGGAAGTCACTCCAATTCTTGTTGCACAAACACAGAGCTCTGGTCCACAGACAAG tacAACACCTCAGGTATTGAGCCCAACCATTGCTGCTCCACCCAACGCGCTGCCTCGACGAAGCTCTCGCCTATTCACCAGTGATAGTTCTACAACCAAG gaaaatagcaaaaaattaaaaatgaagtttcCACCTAAGattccaaacagaaaaacaaaaagtaaaacaaataagGGAGGAATAACTCAACCAAACTTAAATGACAGTTTGGAAATTACCAAACTGGACTCTTCCATCATTTCAGAAGGGAAAATTTCCGCTGTTGCACCACAAATCCAAGCTTTCACACTacagaaggcagcagcag GTTTGATGAGCCTTCTCCGGGACATGGGGAAAGGTTATTTAGCCTTGTGCTCGTACAACTGCAAAGAAGCCATCAATATTTTGAGCCATTTGCCATCCCACCACTACAACACAGGCTGGGTGCTGTGCCAAATTGGGAGAGCTTACTTTGAGCTGGCAGAATACATGCAG gctgaaagaatattttcagaagtgaGGAGGATTGAAAACTACAGAGTAGAAGGCATGGAAATCTATTCAACCACACTCTGGCACCTGCAGAAAGATGTTGCCCTTTCAGTTCTTTCTAAGGATTTGACAGACATGGATAAAAACTCACCAGAG GCCTGGTGTGCTGCAGGAAACTGCTTCAGCTTGCAAAGGGAGCACGACATTGCCATCAAGTTCTTCCAGAGGGCCATCCAGGTGGATCCAAACTATGCCTATGCCTACACCCTGCTGGGCCACGAGTTTGTGTTGACAGAAGAACTGGACAAAGCTTTGGCCTGTTTTAGAAACGCCATCAGAGTCAATTCCCGGCACTACAATGCCTG GTACGGGTTGGGAATGATTTATTACAAACAGGAGAAATTCAGTCTGGCAGAAATGCATTTCCAGAAAGCACTTGATATCAACCCTCAGAGCTCAGTCCTGCTGTGTCACATCGGAGTA GTCCAACATGCACTGAAAAAATCTGAGAAGGCTTTGGACACTTTGAACAAAGCGATCAACATTGACCCCAAGAACCCACTATGCAAATTCCATAGAGCCTCGGTGTTATTTGCAAATGAGAAGTACAAG TCGGCTTTACAAGAACTTGAAGAACTGAAACAGATTGTTCCCAAAGAGTCTCTTGTTTACTTTTTAATAGGAAAG gTTTATAAAAAGCTGGGTCAGACACATCTGGCCCTAATGAATTTCTCCTGGGCAATGGACCTGGATCCCAAAGGAGCCAACAACCAGATCAAGGAGGCCATTGACAAGCGTTACCTGCCCGACGATGAGGAGCCCATCACGCGCGAGGAGCAGATCAGTGAATGTTACCCCTACGAGTCAG
- the CDC27 gene encoding cell division cycle protein 27 homolog isoform X2: MTVLQEPVQAAIWQALNHYAYRDAVFLAERLYAEVHSEEALFLLATCYYRSGKAYKAYRLLKGHSCTTPQCKYLLAKCCVDLSKLAEGEQILSGGVLNKQKSHDDIVMEFGDSACFTLSLLGHVYCKTDRLAKGSECYQKSLSLNPFLWSPFESLCEIGEKPDPDQTFKLTSLQNFSSCLPNTCTTLVSNHNISHRQPESVLMETPQDTIELNRINLESSNSKYSSLNSDSSMSYIDSAVISSDSVPLGSGTAILSKQAQNKPKTGRSLLGGPATLSPLTPSFGILPLETPSPGDGSYLQNYTNSSSVIDVPSTGAPSKKKLCVVQTVSRISQAGTKSVFSQSGNSREVTPILVAQTQSSGPQTSTTPQVLSPTIAAPPNALPRRSSRLFTSDSSTTKENSKKLKMKFPPKIPNRKTKSKTNKGGITQPNLNDSLEITKLDSSIISEGKISAVAPQIQAFTLQKAAAGLMSLLRDMGKGYLALCSYNCKEAINILSHLPSHHYNTGWVLCQIGRAYFELAEYMQAERIFSEVRRIENYRVEGMEIYSTTLWHLQKDVALSVLSKDLTDMDKNSPEAWCAAGNCFSLQREHDIAIKFFQRAIQVDPNYAYAYTLLGHEFVLTEELDKALACFRNAIRVNSRHYNAWYGLGMIYYKQEKFSLAEMHFQKALDINPQSSVLLCHIGVVQHALKKSEKALDTLNKAINIDPKNPLCKFHRASVLFANEKYKSALQELEELKQIVPKESLVYFLIGKVYKKLGQTHLALMNFSWAMDLDPKGANNQIKEAIDKRYLPDDEEPITREEQISECYPYESVGTDESQESSMTDADDTQLHAVESDEF; this comes from the exons TACACTCAGAAGAAGCACTGTTTTTACTGGCAACGTGTTACTACCGCTCAGGAAAGGCCTACAAAGCTTACAGGCTCCTAAAGGGACACAGCTGTACCACCCCACAGTGTAAATACCTGCTTGCAAAATGTTGTGTGGACCTCAGCAA gcttGCAGAAGGAGAGCAGATCTTGTCTGGTGGAGTGTTGAATAAACAGAAAAGCCATGATGACATTGTTATGGAGTTTGGTGACTCTGCATGCTTTACACTCTCCTTACTGGGACATGTCTACTG CAAGACAGACCGGCTTGCCAAAGGATCAGAATGTTACCAAAAGAGCCTTAGTTTAAATCCTTTCCTCTGGTCCCCTTTTGAATCACTATGTGAAATAG GTGAAAAGCCAGACCCTGACCAAACATTTAAATTAACATCCTTACAGAACTTCAGCAGCTGTCTGCCCAACACTTGCACAACGTTGGTGTCTAATCATAACATATCCCACAGACAGCCTGAGAGTGTCCTCATGGAGACACCCCAGGACACAATT GAGTTGAACAGAATCAACCTAGAATCCTCCAATTCAAAGTATTCCTCCTTGAATTCGGATTCTTCCATGTCTTACATTGACTCGGCCGTGATTTCCTCGGATTCTGTCCCTCTGGGGTCAGGAACTGCCATATTGTCCAAACAGGctcaaaataaaccaaaaactGGACGGAGTTTGCTGGGGGGACCTGCAACTTTGAGCCCACTAACTCCAAG CTTTGGAATTTTGCCACTAGAAACCCCGAGCCCTGGAGATGGATCCTATTTACAGAACTACACCAATTCCTCCTCTGTAATTGATGTGCCATCCACTGGAGCACCTTCAAAGAAG AAACTCTGTGTTGTGCAGACTGTCAGCAGGATCAGCCAGGCTGGAACAAAATCTGTCTTCTCCCAGAGTGGGAATAGCCGGGAAGTCACTCCAATTCTTGTTGCACAAACACAGAGCTCTGGTCCACAGACAAG tacAACACCTCAGGTATTGAGCCCAACCATTGCTGCTCCACCCAACGCGCTGCCTCGACGAAGCTCTCGCCTATTCACCAGTGATAGTTCTACAACCAAG gaaaatagcaaaaaattaaaaatgaagtttcCACCTAAGattccaaacagaaaaacaaaaagtaaaacaaataagGGAGGAATAACTCAACCAAACTTAAATGACAGTTTGGAAATTACCAAACTGGACTCTTCCATCATTTCAGAAGGGAAAATTTCCGCTGTTGCACCACAAATCCAAGCTTTCACACTacagaaggcagcagcag GTTTGATGAGCCTTCTCCGGGACATGGGGAAAGGTTATTTAGCCTTGTGCTCGTACAACTGCAAAGAAGCCATCAATATTTTGAGCCATTTGCCATCCCACCACTACAACACAGGCTGGGTGCTGTGCCAAATTGGGAGAGCTTACTTTGAGCTGGCAGAATACATGCAG gctgaaagaatattttcagaagtgaGGAGGATTGAAAACTACAGAGTAGAAGGCATGGAAATCTATTCAACCACACTCTGGCACCTGCAGAAAGATGTTGCCCTTTCAGTTCTTTCTAAGGATTTGACAGACATGGATAAAAACTCACCAGAG GCCTGGTGTGCTGCAGGAAACTGCTTCAGCTTGCAAAGGGAGCACGACATTGCCATCAAGTTCTTCCAGAGGGCCATCCAGGTGGATCCAAACTATGCCTATGCCTACACCCTGCTGGGCCACGAGTTTGTGTTGACAGAAGAACTGGACAAAGCTTTGGCCTGTTTTAGAAACGCCATCAGAGTCAATTCCCGGCACTACAATGCCTG GTACGGGTTGGGAATGATTTATTACAAACAGGAGAAATTCAGTCTGGCAGAAATGCATTTCCAGAAAGCACTTGATATCAACCCTCAGAGCTCAGTCCTGCTGTGTCACATCGGAGTA GTCCAACATGCACTGAAAAAATCTGAGAAGGCTTTGGACACTTTGAACAAAGCGATCAACATTGACCCCAAGAACCCACTATGCAAATTCCATAGAGCCTCGGTGTTATTTGCAAATGAGAAGTACAAG TCGGCTTTACAAGAACTTGAAGAACTGAAACAGATTGTTCCCAAAGAGTCTCTTGTTTACTTTTTAATAGGAAAG gTTTATAAAAAGCTGGGTCAGACACATCTGGCCCTAATGAATTTCTCCTGGGCAATGGACCTGGATCCCAAAGGAGCCAACAACCAGATCAAGGAGGCCATTGACAAGCGTTACCTGCCCGACGATGAGGAGCCCATCACGCGCGAGGAGCAGATCAGTGAATGTTACCCCTACGAGTCAG